Proteins from a genomic interval of Gopherus evgoodei ecotype Sinaloan lineage chromosome 7, rGopEvg1_v1.p, whole genome shotgun sequence:
- the LOC115654516 gene encoding uroporphyrinogen-III synthase-like, translating into MKVLLLKDPKDRGSGPDPYIQELDLYGFEAALIPVLSFEFVSLQTFFEKLSHPDHYEGLIFTSPRAVEAAKLVWERIVKKVKMKAKF; encoded by the exons ATGAAGGTTCTGTTACTGAAGGACCCCAAAGACAGAGGCTCAGGACCAGATCCATATATTCAA GAATTAGATTTATATGGATTTGAAGCAGCTTTGATCCCTGTTTTGTCATTTGAATTTGTGTCTCTTCAAACTTTCTTTGAAAAG CTCTCTCATCCAGATCATTATGAGGGTTTAATTTTTACCAGTCCAAGAGCAGTAGAAGCTGCCAAGTTAGTTTGGGAGAGAAtagtaaaaaaagtaaaaatgaa ggccaaattctag
- the LOC115654959 gene encoding BRCA2 and CDKN1A-interacting protein-like isoform X2, with product MATGAKRRAPGPPERREPGGEEQDSDSEQRDSASEEEEEVNVEFEAHSISDNDYDGIKKLLQQLFLKAPVNIAELTDILIQQNHIGSVIKQAEIQEESDDEDDDDDEVFGFISLLNLTERKGTQCAEQIKELILSLCEKNCDQSMVEQLDKLLNDTTKPVGFLLNERFINVPPQIALPMHQQLQKELAETQRTNKPCGKCYYYLLISKTFTETAKRSSKKRGESTQQREELMFANAEEEFFYEKALLKFNYSVQEESDTCLGGRWSFDDVPMKPLRTVVLIPSDRMNAIMDKLKEYLSV from the exons ATGGCTACCGGGGCCAAGCGGAGAGCGCCGGGGCCGCCCGAGCGCCGGGAGCCGGGCGGGGAGGAGCAGGACTCAGACTCGGAGCAGCGGGACTCGGCCTCCGAGGAGGAAGAG GAAGTGAATGTTGAATTTGAAGCACATTCGATATCAGATAATGACTATGATGGGATAAAAAAATTACTGCAACAG ctgtttCTAAAAGCTCCAGTTAATATCGCTGAGTTAACTGACATATTAATACAACAGAATCACATTGGGAGTGTTATCAAG CAAGCAGAAATTCAAGAAGAAAgtgatgatgaagatgatgatgatgatgaagtctTTGGCTTCATAAGCCTCTTAAACTTAACTGAAAGGAAG GGTACTCAATGTGCTGAACAAATAAAAGAGCTGATTCTAAGCCTGTGTGAGAAGAACTGTGACCAGAGTATGGTTGAACAGCTGGATAAGCTCCTAAATGACACCACCAAGCCTGTGGGCTTCCTACTAAATGAAAGATTCATTAACGTACCACCACAGATCGCTCTGCCCATGCACCAGCAGCTTCA GAAAGAATTGGCTGAAACTCAAAGAACAAATAAGCCATGTGGAAAGTGCTACTACTACCTTCTCATCAGCAAGACCTTTACAGAGACAGCAAAGCGCAGCTCTAAGAAGAGAGGAGAGAGCACACAGCAGAGAGAggaattaatgtttgcaaatgcAGAGGAAGAATTCTTTTATGAG aaAGCCCTTCTGAAGTTCAACTATTCTGTGCAAGAGGAGAGTGACACATGTTTGGGAGGCAGATGGTCCTTTGATGATGTACCAATGAAACCTTTGCGAACTGTTGTGTTGATTCCATCTGATAGGATGAATGCAATCATGGATAAACTGAAAGAATATCTCTCTGTCTAG
- the LOC115654959 gene encoding BRCA2 and CDKN1A-interacting protein-like isoform X1: MATGAKRRAPGPPERREPGGEEQDSDSEQRDSASEEEEISEEVNVEFEAHSISDNDYDGIKKLLQQLFLKAPVNIAELTDILIQQNHIGSVIKQAEIQEESDDEDDDDDEVFGFISLLNLTERKGTQCAEQIKELILSLCEKNCDQSMVEQLDKLLNDTTKPVGFLLNERFINVPPQIALPMHQQLQKELAETQRTNKPCGKCYYYLLISKTFTETAKRSSKKRGESTQQREELMFANAEEEFFYEKALLKFNYSVQEESDTCLGGRWSFDDVPMKPLRTVVLIPSDRMNAIMDKLKEYLSV; the protein is encoded by the exons ATGGCTACCGGGGCCAAGCGGAGAGCGCCGGGGCCGCCCGAGCGCCGGGAGCCGGGCGGGGAGGAGCAGGACTCAGACTCGGAGCAGCGGGACTCGGCCTCCGAGGAGGAAGAGATCAGCGAG GAAGTGAATGTTGAATTTGAAGCACATTCGATATCAGATAATGACTATGATGGGATAAAAAAATTACTGCAACAG ctgtttCTAAAAGCTCCAGTTAATATCGCTGAGTTAACTGACATATTAATACAACAGAATCACATTGGGAGTGTTATCAAG CAAGCAGAAATTCAAGAAGAAAgtgatgatgaagatgatgatgatgatgaagtctTTGGCTTCATAAGCCTCTTAAACTTAACTGAAAGGAAG GGTACTCAATGTGCTGAACAAATAAAAGAGCTGATTCTAAGCCTGTGTGAGAAGAACTGTGACCAGAGTATGGTTGAACAGCTGGATAAGCTCCTAAATGACACCACCAAGCCTGTGGGCTTCCTACTAAATGAAAGATTCATTAACGTACCACCACAGATCGCTCTGCCCATGCACCAGCAGCTTCA GAAAGAATTGGCTGAAACTCAAAGAACAAATAAGCCATGTGGAAAGTGCTACTACTACCTTCTCATCAGCAAGACCTTTACAGAGACAGCAAAGCGCAGCTCTAAGAAGAGAGGAGAGAGCACACAGCAGAGAGAggaattaatgtttgcaaatgcAGAGGAAGAATTCTTTTATGAG aaAGCCCTTCTGAAGTTCAACTATTCTGTGCAAGAGGAGAGTGACACATGTTTGGGAGGCAGATGGTCCTTTGATGATGTACCAATGAAACCTTTGCGAACTGTTGTGTTGATTCCATCTGATAGGATGAATGCAATCATGGATAAACTGAAAGAATATCTCTCTGTCTAG